Genomic DNA from Hyperolius riggenbachi isolate aHypRig1 chromosome 10, aHypRig1.pri, whole genome shotgun sequence:
TACATTAGATTGCTTGCATACTCATCGGTAAAAATGATGTGTACTATGTTTGTACAGCAATTTTACCCGCCTTTTGTGATCAGCCACAAAATGCCATACTACTTCAGGTGTGCTATTCCTGCTTAAAATGATTATTTAGTAATGTCCACAGCTCTCACTAAGACCCGTTTATAAGTTGAATTGGAAGAGGGACCTGGTGATAGCATACATGGAAAAACATAAAAAGTCGGCACCTGACGCAATTATGGTGTACATAGCCCAGGCGTAGAAATAAGTCACAACCTATAAACCACCGAAATGTCTGTAAATGGTCTTGCACTACCAGGGTAATCATGTAACAACCTTTATTGTTTAAGTCCAATTAATAATACAGAAAGTCTTTTTAAAAACTCCAACCAGTATCTCAGTACTTATACAGTAGgaatggtcagtggaatgcaaataattttgagttgatgcagaattatgtaggaagaaaaaacaaagttttgtaaaagtaataacttttaatggctaactgatagaaagttaaattatgcaagctttctgggatctagtccccttcttcaggcatattattATATGGGGACTAAAtagcagaaagcttgcataatttaactttatctgtTAGCCATTAATCGGTATTACTTTGACAAaacttgtttttttctacctacataatttgctTGGCTAACAGTACCAAACCTTTACTGCTATCATCAAGCAGAAATCTCCAAATTTATTCAGCTTTAAATGTGGACCAATCGAATTCCACCTTGGcaggattcaattggtccattttcaggcactcataatttgcataatcctgtatcaactctgaattatttgcctCACATTGACCACCCCTACTATAAAGGGAGCAGAAAGAACAGTAAGGTTTCCCTAATATTACGTACGTCCTATTGTCCAACAAACGTCTTTATAGGGTATGGGTGTTCCCCTGTAAAAGCTGAAGCCCGAGTCCAGTCAaagtctcactgaccatccctactatgaAGGGAGAGGAAAGAACAGTAAGGTTACCCCTGTTGTTACATTTGTACTATTGTCTAACACACATCTTTATATAGAATGTATGTTCCCAGGTGACAGCTAGAACACGAGTCCAGTCAAAGTAAAGCAGCTGATGAAGTGCTTAAGTACGGTATGTGATAAAGACAAACCACTACCATGACTTCATGTGCCAGTGCTTAAGTTGGCAAGAGTAAAcggaaattaaaaaatagtgctttgtatgaaaatgtgaaaattgtgtgGTTAGAGATGAAATGCATCCTGAACAGCATATAATATCATATACAATGTTTCAAGGCACACCAGCAAAAACAGTAAACAAGATAACAGTTGCACCAATAGCTATCAAGTAATACCTAGCTGTGGAATGAATGGTGGGAAAGGGTGGGAGGGCCAAGCACTCCATGCGTATCGTGGTCACACTGACCACTTCATCAGGAGCATGGAGGAACAAGTGACACAGATTATAGGAAGACCAAAAAGATTTGATGGAGCTCCAATGTGAGGGAAAATGCAACAAATGTACTTCTAAAACATCCCACTGGAGTTGCTTGGAGaaacaaaaataaagaatttcCCATAACAAGAACCTAAGTTTCAACCATTTATTAGAGGTCTGTTTACTGTTGCAGTTAAGTGTCAAGTGCCAATCTCTTCTGCTCACCAACACAGCTAGGTGCATATGCCAGCGGAGCTTCAAGAAGAGGAAATATTTATCTATATTTTTATGGGtttaataagttttttttttattttatgctacATTCAATAAAACGGTTTTGCTAAAATGCACTATATTACTTTTAAACAAACTATAAAGGTTTTTTCCTCCCTTAATTTGTAACAACTTTCCAATGTGCGTTCTTCCAGATGGAGAATACAGAAGCTCCGTCAGTCCTCTAGATGAAGAAATAGAAGATGAGATCCATTCAGATTCTTCAGAAGAGAATCCCACGTCCCTAAATTTCTTTCCAACTTCTCTTGATTTTCCTACAGACTTGGCTCCCATCACCCATCATATGGCTGGCAGTGGGGGTGAAGTGTTCCTATGCTCTGTATGTGGTGATTGCTTTACAGAGGGAGCAGAACTCATTTCACATCAGAGATCCCACAGACTGGGGAAGACCTATTCTTGTCCTGACTGCAGcaagtgttttaacaggaaaggAACGCTTCTCTCACACCAGCGGATTCATTCTGGAGAGAAGCCATATACATGTTCTGAATGTGACAGATGCTTTTCTTGGAAGTCCCAGCTGGACAGACAccaggctgttcacacagccgaaAAGCCATTTTCCTGCTCGGACTGTGGGGAGTGTTTTGCCAAGAGGCGAGCTCTCATCCTACATAGGAAAATCCATGCCGTTAAGAAGacatattcatgttctgagtgtgggaagtgttttgCCCAGAGGGGAACACTTACATCGCATCAGAGAACTCATACAGGAGCAAAGCCATATTCATGCTCAGAGTGTAAGAAATCTTTTTCATGGAGGTCGCTTATCATTGCTCACAGGAGACGTCATGCTGGGGAAAAGCCCTTTTTTCATGTTTAgaatgtgggaaaagttttacAGAAAGGTCAAAACTTGTCAATCACCAGATGACTCACTCTGCGGTGAAGCcattttcctgttcagagtgtgggaaatgtttatcTTATAAGGCAGATCTGGCTAAACACAAGCGAATTCACACCGGTGATCGTCCAttctcatgttctgagtgtggaaaatgcttTAGAAATAAATCAAATTTGATTCAGCACCACAGAGTCCACACTGGTGATCGCCCATATTCATGTTCTGTGTGTGGTAGAGGCTTTTCAAAGAAATCCTCCCTTATCTCACATCACACTTCCCATGGGTTGCCGGCACCAGAATAGGAGTAGGATGTTACAATGGTCCACTTTCCTAGAGGTGGAGGTttcctggaggtgagagagccagggctcgcccacatttccctctgggtatcgcatggtggtttgggggccccagcaagtgagagaagctggggcccccggctgtcgtgcgaaccagtgtttgtgattttaaatttctggtCCACTTTCCTACACAAGACTTAAAAAGAAAACTTTTTTAATGGCTGTCTGCTGTCTCACTTCTTTCGGTTATATTTTTGGAAATAAATGTATGAAGGATTCCTTGTAGAGTAGTAAATATGAAGAGGACAGTAGCCTGTGTGCAAGAAGGAACAGACCTCCAAAGGACTGACCTAAAAAGCACACAAGTCTGGGCATTTCATATTAGGACTTGAGCATTTTGATACAGCACCATACATGTGAATTCTTGGCAGTTCTAGTGCTGGCATTAAAGTATTGCTAATGTCAGGAGGGCCAGACTAGACGTAGAAGAGGGGTAGTGAGAGGGTTCTATTAGAGGAGTCAGGTTCATGCACAGGTCTTGAAGAATCCCAGAAGCCAGGTACCCTAGTCTATTTAATAATCACAGCTGGCACCTaagttttcatttttattttctaattGTTGGTGGAGTTGGCTGCTAAAAATGTCCTTCTGGCTCCTGAATCCCTTATGTCCTTCCTGATCCATGGTTATATTTAGCACCAAGTATCAGGTGAGggaattcttaaaggatacccaaggcgaGCGGTTATAGAAAAATGGTCCCTATATGTGTGTTATGTGTGGGGAAGTGTGCAGATGCTTACCGCACCTTCCATGTGCCAGTGTCTCCCTCCGTTATGCAGTAAAAAGGCTCCGTCCCATTGCCGTGGTCGCCTCTCTTTGACCCAGACATACtacgctgcgcatgcgcagtatgtcatgTTGGCAGCCTTGTGACCACGCACCCCGCTCGTCGCCTTTTATGTGCATTCAAGGAGTCACAAGGCTGCCGAcctgacatactgcgcatgcgcagcttaATATGTCCGGGTCAAAGAACCAGGCAGAGGCTGGATAGGACAATTATCGAGAGTAGCCCTGGCGCAAAAGCAATGGTCATAAGAGGACCATTATAGGAACCAGCTGTGCGTGTCTAATGCTTCTTTCAATATTCCATGCTGAATCATCAATACTCAAACAGTACTTGGCAATATAATGATTAAAAATACAGagacgccaataggataaaatttAGATAAAAAGTTTAAGAACGttttggtggcggtggtggaccgtccacacacaaacagaccaaaatgctgttgattgaagaaataacaatttatttacatactcctaaACAataactgcaacgcgtttcacgggcaacatcccgcttcatcaggcaatgaacaaccggagtatctcacagctctgagtccaatgatagcttggcacctctgtcctCAGAGTcctcagaggtgccaagctatcattggactcagagctgtgagatactccggttgttcattgcctgatgaagcgggatgttgcccgtgaaacgcgttgcagttatTGTttaggagtatgtaaataaattgttatttcttcaatcaacagcattttggtctgtttgtgtgtggacagTTTTTATCTaaattttatcctattggcgcctctgtatttttaTACATTAAGTTGACCACCCTTGGTGGAATGGTGACATACCCTGCTTTCTTCtgtccacagagagcgacatcttagtccagAGTGGggtcaggcctaatctccccacctgcctatacagtggttgccttagagcaacccaggtttgtaagtataatacttacgattTATATTTCTTCTGTTTTCatataatatactacactatattgggctctcggtctccatttCTTAGTACTTGGCAATAATTGGTGCAAACAATGATTACAGTATCTCCGTGGGGTATACAACCTCTGTAAGCCCCCTTTGAAGGCAAATTAGCCGAAACTCGGGTCGGAGGTGTTGGTTGCAGTTTTTATGAGATATGCCATTAAACAAGAAACCTGCTCATAAGTGCAACACTGTGTGCAGCTTCATTTCTTACATCAGTGTGCTCTAGTTTGCTTTTTAAC
This window encodes:
- the LOC137534287 gene encoding oocyte zinc finger protein XlCOF22-like, which encodes MMCLVLSDSELTIGDGEYRSSVSPLDEEIEDEIHSDSSEENPTSLNFFPTSLDFPTDLAPITHHMAGSGGEVFLCSVCGDCFTEGAELISHQRSHRLGKTYSCPDCSKCFNRKGTLLSHQRIHSGEKPYTCSECDRCFSWKSQLDRHQAVHTAEKPFSCSDCGECFAKRRALILHRKIHAVKKTYSCSECGKCFAQRGTLTSHQRTHTGAKPYSCSECKKSFSWRSLIIAHRRRHAGEKPFFHV